A genomic segment from Acidobacteriota bacterium encodes:
- a CDS encoding ROK family transcriptional regulator: MKSYLKAAREITRGVFADNFQTGNQGLLRQKNLSGIMHHLHDKAPISRADLAKMTGLNKTTVSSLITELMDNHFVQEIGISSPKGIGRRSVMLDINPARGAIVSAELGGDFLSAVTTDFATEIIWKKRESISPTLSQTAILERLLKLLKEAIAIGNKKGYPLLGLALGVPGLVDGQSGNLLFAPNLGWKDVPLRDWLRKSFDTRIIVENEATLAALGEQYFGAAEGYSEVLYVSAGVGLGGGMVIEGHLYNGASGFAGEFGHMTMNPEGESCMCGNRGCWETQVSQFALFRYIKEAIKAGSTSSLPAQTKGKLDHLTVEMVVDAARRGDRAALVALDKVGKYLGTGIASLINVLNPSLVVFGGILSLAGEFLLPRINEELHKRALHWTEEKVKLVVAKYGFDATVMGGVARVYRAVLANPPILERAL, translated from the coding sequence ATGAAATCTTACCTAAAAGCTGCGAGAGAAATCACTCGCGGGGTGTTCGCTGATAATTTTCAAACTGGTAATCAAGGGTTGCTACGACAAAAAAATCTTTCAGGGATTATGCATCATCTGCATGACAAAGCGCCGATTTCGCGCGCCGACCTTGCCAAAATGACCGGACTGAATAAAACCACGGTGTCGAGTTTGATAACCGAATTGATGGATAACCATTTCGTTCAGGAAATCGGCATCAGTTCTCCCAAAGGCATCGGGCGACGCTCGGTGATGCTCGACATCAATCCGGCTCGCGGTGCGATTGTGAGCGCCGAACTTGGCGGCGATTTTCTCTCGGCAGTCACGACAGATTTTGCTACCGAAATCATCTGGAAAAAACGCGAAAGCATCAGCCCGACGCTCAGCCAAACCGCCATTCTTGAACGCCTGCTCAAACTCTTAAAAGAAGCCATCGCCATTGGCAATAAAAAAGGTTACCCGCTGCTTGGTCTGGCGCTCGGGGTTCCCGGATTGGTTGATGGGCAAAGCGGCAATTTACTCTTTGCGCCCAATCTCGGCTGGAAGGATGTGCCGCTCAGGGATTGGCTGCGCAAATCATTCGACACCCGGATTATTGTGGAAAATGAAGCGACGCTGGCGGCGCTCGGTGAACAATATTTCGGCGCGGCAGAAGGCTACAGCGAAGTGCTGTACGTCAGCGCCGGCGTGGGACTTGGCGGCGGCATGGTTATCGAAGGTCATTTGTATAACGGCGCATCGGGGTTTGCAGGCGAATTCGGTCATATGACCATGAACCCGGAAGGCGAATCCTGTATGTGTGGCAATCGCGGTTGCTGGGAAACTCAGGTGTCGCAATTTGCGCTCTTTCGTTATATCAAAGAAGCGATTAAAGCCGGTTCGACGAGTTCGCTGCCGGCGCAAACCAAAGGCAAACTCGACCATTTAACTGTCGAGATGGTGGTTGACGCAGCGCGCAGAGGCGACCGGGCGGCGCTTGTGGCGCTCGATAAAGTCGGCAAATATCTCGGCACCGGCATCGCTTCGCTAATCAATGTGCTCAATCCCAGCCTGGTGGTTTTTGGCGGCATTCTCAGTCTCGCGGGTGAATTTTTGCTGCCGCGCATCAATGAGGAATTGCACAAACGCGCTTTACATTGGACGGAAGAGAAAGTCAAACTGGTGGTCGCCAAATACGGTTTCGATGCCACCGTGATGGGCGGCGTGGCGCGCGTCTATCGCGCCGTGTTAGCCAATCCCCCAATATTGGAAAGAGCTTTGTAA
- the xylA gene encoding xylose isomerase → MTDQFTPRPEHHFTFGLWTVGNRGRDPFGEAVRPSLPPVDIVHLLAEIGAMGVNFHDNDLVPIDATPAERDQIVRDFRAALESTGLKVPMATVNLFYEPVFRDGAFTANDPQVRAYALQKTLRAMDLGAEFGAKIFVLWGGREGVETDGCRRADDAIKRFREALNYLCEYSIDKGYDYRLALEAKPNEPRADIYFASTGAYLALIPTLAHPELVGVNPEVAHEHMAGLNMTHAVAQAWEAGKLFHIDLNDQIPGRYDQDLRFGSANPKAAFWLVKFLEDVGYEGSRHFDAHAYRTEDYQGVKDFARGCMRTYLILKDKAARWNADPEIKALLAEINEPNAQPAFGKFSKDGSARLLAQTFDRTALSAKGLQYERLDQLTIDILLGVR, encoded by the coding sequence ATGACAGATCAGTTCACGCCTCGTCCTGAACATCACTTCACCTTCGGACTTTGGACAGTTGGCAATCGCGGACGCGACCCCTTCGGCGAAGCGGTTCGCCCGTCACTGCCGCCGGTTGACATCGTTCACCTGCTTGCCGAAATCGGCGCCATGGGAGTCAATTTTCACGATAATGATTTAGTGCCCATCGACGCCACGCCTGCCGAACGCGACCAGATTGTTCGCGATTTTCGCGCCGCTTTAGAGAGCACCGGACTCAAAGTGCCGATGGCAACCGTCAATCTGTTTTACGAACCCGTCTTTCGCGATGGCGCGTTTACCGCCAACGACCCGCAGGTTCGCGCTTATGCGTTGCAAAAAACCCTGCGGGCGATGGACCTCGGAGCCGAATTCGGCGCCAAAATATTTGTTTTATGGGGCGGGCGCGAGGGCGTTGAAACCGATGGCTGCCGTCGCGCCGATGATGCCATCAAACGGTTTCGCGAGGCGCTCAATTACCTTTGCGAATACTCGATTGATAAAGGTTATGATTATCGCCTGGCACTCGAAGCCAAACCCAATGAACCGCGCGCCGACATCTATTTCGCCTCGACCGGCGCTTACCTTGCCTTGATTCCGACGCTTGCCCATCCCGAACTGGTTGGCGTCAACCCGGAAGTCGCGCACGAACACATGGCAGGACTCAATATGACGCACGCCGTGGCGCAAGCCTGGGAAGCCGGTAAACTTTTTCATATAGACCTCAATGACCAGATACCCGGACGCTACGACCAGGATTTGCGCTTCGGTTCGGCAAATCCCAAAGCGGCTTTCTGGCTGGTGAAATTTTTAGAAGATGTGGGCTATGAAGGCTCGCGCCATTTCGACGCCCACGCCTATCGCACGGAAGATTACCAGGGCGTCAAGGATTTCGCGCGCGGCTGTATGCGAACCTATTTGATTTTGAAAGACAAAGCGGCGCGTTGGAATGCCGACCCGGAAATCAAAGCCTTGCTTGCGGAAATCAATGAACCGAATGCGCAACCGGCGTTCGGCAAGTTTTCCAAAGATGGCAGCGCCAGGCTTCTGGCACAAACTTTCGACAGAACTGCGCTTTCCGCGAAAGGCTTGCAGTACGAGCGGCTCGACCAACTGACGATAGACATTCTGCTCGGCGTGCGTTAA
- a CDS encoding tetratricopeptide repeat protein, with translation MATPVQAQRIPGQNGVPYSDTGSATISGRLVLATGVTMSASVKIILSKPEAPLVTLYTNKTGEFNFTNLLEGNYVVQAIGDEKIYEPVTRRIHLNPGEQAFVIITLAEKNAPTVKEKRGEVVSAKVADSAIPLAARKAYDLGIKSVKKNAAPEAIAYFKEAIALYENYLAARNDLGVQYLKLKRFDEAAEQFDAILEQDPKFFSARLNLGIVRVEQKRYAEAIDHLSQAIAANSANAAAHLFLGIAALDIDDLPVAEKELVRALLLGGNEFAIAHYYFAHIYLKTGRREEAARELKLYLAVTPVGETATHAKEMLDKLNAN, from the coding sequence ATGGCGACACCTGTTCAGGCGCAGCGAATCCCCGGTCAAAACGGCGTGCCTTATTCTGATACCGGGTCAGCAACGATTTCGGGTCGCCTGGTGCTGGCGACCGGCGTAACCATGAGCGCCAGCGTCAAAATCATTCTCAGTAAACCTGAAGCCCCGCTGGTGACGCTTTACACCAATAAAACCGGCGAATTTAATTTCACTAATCTGCTCGAAGGCAATTATGTAGTGCAGGCCATCGGTGATGAAAAAATTTATGAACCGGTCACTCGACGAATCCATTTAAACCCTGGCGAACAGGCTTTTGTCATTATCACGTTGGCGGAAAAAAATGCGCCTACCGTAAAAGAGAAACGCGGGGAAGTCGTATCGGCAAAAGTTGCTGACAGCGCGATTCCACTGGCTGCCAGAAAAGCTTATGATCTGGGAATCAAGAGCGTAAAGAAAAATGCCGCGCCGGAGGCGATTGCCTATTTCAAAGAAGCGATTGCGCTTTATGAGAATTATCTGGCGGCGCGTAATGACCTCGGTGTGCAATACCTCAAGCTCAAACGTTTCGACGAAGCCGCCGAACAGTTCGATGCCATACTGGAACAAGACCCGAAATTCTTTAGCGCCCGTTTAAATTTAGGCATTGTGCGGGTCGAACAGAAACGCTATGCGGAAGCGATTGACCATCTGAGTCAGGCGATTGCTGCCAATAGCGCGAATGCAGCGGCGCATCTTTTTTTAGGCATTGCCGCGCTCGATATAGATGATTTGCCGGTGGCGGAAAAAGAGTTGGTGCGGGCATTGCTTTTAGGCGGCAATGAGTTTGCCATTGCCCATTATTATTTCGCGCATATCTATTTAAAAACCGGCAGACGCGAAGAAGCGGCGCGGGAGTTGAAATTGTATCTTGCCGTCACGCCTGTGGGTGAAACCGCGACGCATGCGAAAGAGATGCTCGATAAATTGAATGCCAACTGA
- a CDS encoding citrate synthase, translating into MSSEANAAKAGLEGIVAASSVISTVDGLIGKLIYSGYNIHDLAQRSTFEEVIYLLWNTKLPTAPELEELTSQLKKEAALPREIVDLIRSLPAGINPMDMLRTVVSALALYDSDGQDMSREANLRKAIRLTAKFPTIVTTFQRLRNGLEPVAPREDLSVAGNFLYTLNGTQPDDVATRTMDVAFILHADHELNASTFAARVTAATLSDMYSAVVSAIGTLKGPLHGGANEGVIKNLLEIGTVDNVEAWTLNAFAQKKKIMGFGHRVYKTTDPRATHLKKMSGELAQQTGESRWYEMSRKMEEVVMREKGLYANVDFYSASTYYSLGIPTDLFTPIFACSRISGWTAHILEQYASNRLIRPRAEYVGAMDLTYTPIDERG; encoded by the coding sequence ATGTCGAGTGAAGCCAATGCCGCGAAGGCTGGTCTCGAAGGCATTGTCGCCGCTTCATCAGTTATCAGCACGGTTGATGGATTAATCGGAAAACTGATTTACAGCGGTTACAACATTCACGACCTCGCACAACGCTCAACCTTTGAAGAAGTCATCTATCTGCTCTGGAACACCAAACTCCCTACCGCACCCGAACTCGAAGAACTCACATCACAACTCAAAAAAGAAGCGGCGCTTCCCCGTGAGATTGTTGATTTGATTCGTTCACTTCCCGCAGGCATCAACCCGATGGATATGTTGCGCACGGTGGTCTCTGCCTTGGCGCTTTACGATTCTGACGGGCAGGATATGTCGCGCGAAGCCAATCTGCGCAAAGCCATTCGCCTGACCGCGAAATTTCCGACCATCGTCACCACCTTTCAACGTTTGCGTAACGGCTTGGAACCGGTTGCGCCACGCGAAGATTTATCGGTGGCGGGCAATTTCCTCTACACCTTGAACGGCACTCAGCCTGATGACGTGGCAACGCGCACCATGGATGTCGCGTTCATCCTGCACGCCGACCACGAATTGAATGCCTCGACCTTTGCAGCGCGCGTCACGGCGGCGACGCTTTCGGATATGTATTCGGCAGTGGTTTCGGCAATCGGCACCCTCAAAGGTCCTTTGCATGGCGGCGCAAACGAAGGGGTGATTAAAAACCTTCTGGAAATCGGCACGGTCGATAACGTCGAAGCCTGGACATTGAATGCTTTCGCCCAAAAGAAAAAAATCATGGGCTTCGGGCATCGCGTCTATAAAACCACAGACCCGCGCGCCACACATTTGAAGAAGATGTCGGGCGAACTCGCGCAACAGACCGGCGAATCGCGTTGGTATGAAATGTCGCGCAAGATGGAAGAAGTGGTGATGCGCGAAAAAGGGCTTTATGCCAATGTCGATTTTTATTCGGCGTCGACCTATTATTCGCTTGGCATTCCGACCGATTTGTTCACCCCGATTTTTGCTTGCAGTCGGATTTCGGGCTGGACGGCGCACATCCTTGAACAATACGCGAGTAATCGTTTGATTCGTCCGCGCGCCGAATACGTCGGGGCAATGGATTTGACCTATACGCCGATTGACGAGCGCGGTTAA
- a CDS encoding glycoside hydrolase family 16 protein — protein sequence MGKSFLGILGGLLLICALASSSTAQNWTLTWADEFDGETGTAPNSAKWGYDIGGNGWGNNELQYYTNRLANAYLDGQGNLVIKTLKERYTGADGVTREYTSARLLTKGKFEQRYGKFEARIKVPYGQGIWPAFWMLGNDLDANGWPRCGEIDIMENIGKEPSINHGSLHGPGYSGANPLTGIYTLAGGQKFSDDFHTFAVEWFPTTIRFYVDGNLYHTKTANDVAAGNRWVFDHPFFMILNIAIGGNFPGNPDDTTVFPQSMTVDYVRVYADSDSTRPKIINVTVKKKDLRVSGENFDSGAKIFMNDEQQKTLYDEQNANLLIGKKLAKKISPGQTVILQVRNADGTLSEAFNYTRP from the coding sequence ATGGGTAAAAGTTTTTTGGGAATTCTCGGCGGTTTATTATTGATTTGTGCATTGGCGAGTTCCAGCACCGCGCAAAACTGGACGCTCACCTGGGCGGATGAATTTGACGGCGAAACGGGCACCGCGCCCAATTCGGCGAAGTGGGGCTATGACATAGGCGGCAACGGGTGGGGCAACAATGAATTGCAGTATTACACCAACCGTCTGGCAAATGCCTATCTTGATGGGCAAGGCAATCTGGTTATCAAAACCCTCAAAGAACGCTACACCGGCGCGGACGGCGTGACGCGCGAATACACCTCGGCGCGATTGCTGACGAAAGGCAAATTCGAGCAACGCTACGGCAAATTTGAAGCGCGCATTAAAGTGCCTTATGGACAAGGCATCTGGCCGGCATTCTGGATGCTTGGCAATGACCTTGATGCGAACGGTTGGCCGCGTTGCGGTGAAATTGACATTATGGAAAACATCGGCAAGGAGCCATCCATCAATCACGGCTCTTTGCACGGCCCGGGTTATTCGGGCGCCAATCCCCTGACAGGCATTTACACCCTTGCAGGCGGGCAAAAATTTTCCGATGACTTTCACACTTTCGCGGTCGAATGGTTTCCCACGACGATTCGTTTTTACGTAGATGGCAATCTCTATCATACGAAAACCGCCAATGATGTTGCGGCAGGCAATCGCTGGGTATTTGACCATCCGTTCTTCATGATTTTGAACATCGCCATCGGCGGCAATTTTCCCGGCAACCCCGACGACACCACGGTTTTTCCGCAATCAATGACGGTCGATTATGTGCGCGTTTATGCGGACAGCGACAGCACGCGCCCGAAAATCATCAATGTGACGGTTAAAAAAAAAGACCTGCGCGTAAGCGGTGAAAATTTCGACAGCGGCGCAAAGATTTTCATGAATGATGAACAACAGAAGACCTTGTATGACGAACAAAACGCCAACCTGTTAATCGGCAAGAAACTGGCAAAGAAAATCTCTCCGGGGCAAACCGTGATATTGCAAGTGCGGAACGCGGACGGTACACTTTCAGAAGCCTTTAACTACACGCGCCCTTGA
- a CDS encoding peroxiredoxin family protein, with translation MLKIIKTGTLTLLLALIAFAETPKVGDRAPEFNLPAHTGKPVALKDYAGKSNLVLVFYRGYWUPYCRKQLASLATNYEKFKSAGADVLAISVDSPDKSQKMAEQLKIPYPILSDEGHKIIDTYSILDPGGKISTAAVFILDKRGIVRWSYVASDYKVRPLDDTLLEELKKIK, from the coding sequence ATGTTGAAAATAATCAAAACAGGCACGCTCACGCTGTTGCTGGCGCTCATTGCATTCGCAGAAACGCCAAAGGTAGGTGATCGCGCGCCTGAATTTAATTTACCTGCGCACACCGGCAAACCGGTGGCGCTTAAAGATTACGCGGGAAAATCCAATCTCGTGCTGGTTTTTTATAGAGGTTACTGGTGACCTTATTGTCGAAAACAACTAGCCAGTTTGGCTACCAATTATGAGAAATTCAAAAGCGCAGGCGCAGACGTGCTTGCCATCAGCGTTGACTCACCCGATAAAAGCCAGAAGATGGCAGAACAGCTTAAAATCCCTTACCCGATTCTTTCAGACGAAGGGCACAAAATCATCGACACTTATTCGATTCTCGACCCCGGCGGAAAAATTTCCACCGCCGCCGTATTCATATTAGACAAGCGTGGCATCGTGCGCTGGTCATATGTGGCGAGTGATTACAAAGTGCGACCGCTAGATGACACCTTGCTTGAGGAATTGAAAAAAATTAAATAG